The DNA window ACGCGCCCGGACGCCTCCATGGCCGCGTTGAGGGCGAGGATCTTGGGGATGCCgttggccgcggcggcggcggcggcctccggGATGGCGTCGGGCACCGCGACGAAGGCGAGCCCCGGGTGGCGCGCGGGGTCCGGCGCGTTGAACGCCGTGTGGAGGACGGTGACGGCGAGCCCCCGCGCGCGGAGCGCGCCGGCCAGCTGCAGCATCGGGCTGATGTGGCCCTGGAACGGCAGCGGGAACAGCGCGACGCGGGCGCGCCTGCCGtccgctcctcctccggcgTCGGCCATTCTCGATCGCCGGCCGGCTGGCTGGCTTGAAAGCTTGTAGTTGCTATATATAATAAACAGTGGCACGAATGATCCATCAATAGCCTCAGATATTTGACCAGCTAGTTGACCATATACTAATCCTCCTCGGAGCTTGGTTGGAGGAAGCTTCGTAAAGCCACGGGTGCATGCGTGCTCACGCAGCAGCCACACGGATATGGTTAAGAACTGCTCCTCCGTTCAGAAAATAGTCATCCTAAGAATTTTATAGAAGGTAAAATGATCATGTTTGTCCCTATTTATTACCCATATTTAACACTAATTGATTTTTGCATGCACATGCACTATGTCTTGttttttaaataaattttaaattcTATAATAACTTTATTTTTAAAACAGAGGGAGCAGACGATCCGATCAAAGGTGACTGCTAATGTCTGGAGTCTACAGTTGACGGATCTTCGAAAGAGATAGTATATCTTCtgcaaaaaagaaagaaaaaagattGTGTATTTTTTTCAGCGTCAACACTATTGTAACGCCAATTAATTGTTTTTATGCTCGGTATTGCCCATGATTGCAATGTACTCCACCCGTTCCAATATATAGTTCATTTTGCCTTTTTTAGATTCATGatatttgctatgcatctagatataatgTATATATATCTAGGTGTAAATTAAAATCTATGaacctagaaaagccaaaacagACTATATTTTAAAATAGAGTGAGTATACAACAAGCAAAGAAGATTAAATAAGGACGCATCACATTCAACCACCTCATAAGAATGGAGTGGCATGAATACCCAATTACTAATTTGATACTCCCCATTTCAAAATTCAAGATATTTTATTTTGTCTAAAGTCAAACTTCTTAATTCGATtaagtttatagaaaaataaTGCACCAACACCTACAACACTAAATTAATTACTTTTATTAAATTTATTATAAAATATATCTTGATATTGCAGAATCTTAAATTTTTTTAGTAACTTGGTTAAAGCTAGAAAATTTTGATTAAGACGAAACGTGGCTAAACCTACATCTTACATTTAAAATGGATGGAGTCAAAACTATTATGTGCAGTAGAGAAGGTGTTGAATCAGATGACAAAATTATTTTTGAGATATTAACAATACGATACATATTCTAAGTTTTTCAGGAATAAGTTGAAATTATTTGAAAGAAAATAAAGGAAAACAGAAGCTGCTACAAGCAGCTACTAGAAAAAGAGAGTATCAGAATCAACACGAATTGTTCATCGACGATTAAAAGCCTTAGGCCTAAGAATATCAGCCATTAATCTCCAAGAATAATATGTAGCTACAGAATTTCACAGAGATAATATGTAGCTAACCAACTTGTCCATGGCGATCTGAGAAGACCCAGAGCTCTCCAAGCAGTCTGCTACTTTCCTCCTCAGCACCTTCGCCCTCTCCCTCATCTCAgctccctcctccccctccatCAACCTCCTCACAGCATCCCTGATCCTTCCCCTCTCCAGCTCGCCTTCCAGCTCGAACCCCACACCCCAGACGTCCTGCACGTACCGCGCGTTCATCATCTGGTCCACGGCGTCCGGCCGGCAGATCATCGGCACCCCCTCGCCGACGCCCTCCAGAGTCGAGTTCCACCCGCCGTGGGTCCAGAACCCGCCCACCGCCCGGTgggccagcacctcctgctgcgGGGCCCACCGGATCACCATGCCCCTACCCTTGACAGCATCCTCAAATCCATCAGGTAGCTGCACACTGTCACAGCCCCGTACGAGCTTGGGGCGGACGACCCACAGGAAGGGGTGGCCGCTGTCTGCCAGGCCCCAGGCCACCTCCAGGAACTCGCCGGGATCCATGGCCGCCAGGCTGCCGAAGCTCGCGTACAGCACCGATCCGGGGGGCCGGGTGTCCAGCCACGCGATGCAGCTGCGGTCCTGGTCCAGCAGGCTGCTCCCGGCGCTCCGGGAGGAGAGCTTGTGGagggggccggcggcgagcagcagcgggaggccgtcgccggcgagctcgcCGCGAAGCTGCTCCATCTCGGCGGCCTCCAGAGCCTCGGACGTGTTGATGACGACGCCCGAGGAGTTCCGCACGGATTCGGTGATCCGGGCGAGGACCTCGCGGACCTTCTCGTGGTTGCTGACCGGCGAGAAGAAGAGGTCCTTCACCCGCAGCGGCGGCAGCTCCGGCACCGGCGTGTAGAGGTTTGACTCTGAAGCACAGGAACATAGATAGAAGATAGTTCAGATTGTAAACCCAACAATTCAAAAATCAAATAACTAGTATGAAAAAAATGTCCTAAAAGTTACTGATGCAGAGAATGCTTTATTTGGTCGAGATTTGGTTCCCAAAAAAATTTTGGAGTCCTTTAGTGAAAAATGAAAATTCACAAAATTCTTGCTGTGGTAAGAATCGGCGGCAACTAGCTAGAAGAATTTAAAACTTAATTATGTTTCAAATTGACGATTAAAATAGGTTGACTGAACTCTCATGGTAGTTGCTCACTTGCTCCAGTAAGTATGGGAAGTATGCTCGACTGACCTTGGGGAGGCAGGAATCCTTTTTCATGGAGCATGGGGTAGGCGAGGAAGCACCTCAAGCACGCGGCGCTCCCGGTGCGCAGCACCAGCGTGGGCAGCCcgagcgcggcggcgacccgCTGCACGGCGAGGAGGTTGCCGTCGATGAAGAGGcacgcggcggcgccgcggggccgccgctccgcctcctgctcctcctcgccgcccgcgAGCATCGCTGACGCCAGGGCGGCCCGCACGCCCGCCGGCGACGCCTCCATGGCGGCGTTCATGGCGAGGATGACGTCGATGATCCGGCCCGCCGCGGCGACGTCGGCGGGCACGCCGTCGGGGACCTCGACGAAGCGGAACTCCGGGTGGCGCGCGGGGCGCAGCGCGTTGAAGCGCGTGTGGAGCACGGTGACTGCGAGGCCCCGGGCGTGGAGCGCGCCGGCCAGGTGCATCATCGGGTCGATGTGGCCCTGGAACGGCAGCGGGAACACCAGCGCGCGGCGCCGAGCCTCCCGGCCGGGGACGCCGCCGGCCATCGCCGAGTGTGCCGTGTGCGTGCTCGGCCGGGGAGCGGCGGTTCTGCGCCACTGACCAGTGAGCTTCTGCTCGATCCGCAGAGAGGCTGGGCTGTTGGACTAGCGAACAGATGATGCACTGGAGTCATTGGAGGCAGGCAGCTTCATGTGTGCCTGAACCTGTAGTGGGGTACTCCATTTGCGTCGCGACAGATTTGTCCTggagaaaaataatgctgcgcCCGCTACGCGCCAACGGCAACTCGTCTCGCGTCACTGGTGACGTCACGGCTCGCATTATCCAACCGCCGGCTGCTGTGTCTGTAGAACTGATTTTTTCAACCACTTTTTTTTTTAATTCCCTAGTACTACTGCATGCATGATCTGCACATGTTTTTTCTGCTGAAAGTATAGCATTGTTACGATGGCTTTGTCTCGTGCTGTCATCCTACAACCTACATACTCCTTCCATCCATAAAAGAACCCAACTCCCGCATCGTGAGAAATCAAACaatcttaaatttaattaaatttgtaAAAATCTACAAAAATTTATATCTCCATCAACGTTCGTACTAGCAGTaacagccagccagccagcaaCCGTACCGCGGATGGCAATGGGCTCAAATACAGAATGGGCGTAGCCAGCAACCATATCGAAATACATCGTCCCTGACGGGCCAGGCCACGGCTCAGCCCACATCGCGGATGGCAAAGGGCTGGGCCGTTCGTGCCGTGCTAAAGCACAAGACATATCGTCGGCTGACGTGGAGCTGGGGAACAAGTAGAAAAAAATAAATTCCCTTGCTCCTCGTTTTTTACATTAGACTAGAACCCTACCCTCATGAGTATTTTTAAAGACCAATCCGGTAAATTTATGAGATTGATGAAGCTACCACAGGCATCTCACTGTCGATGGAAACGTCGCTTACCACTGAAAGCACAACGCTGTTAAATTCTAGAAAATTCGCTCCCACAGTGAGTCAAACCTAGAACCTGAGGTGCTACTGAAGCTCAGGCCCTTTCGCTACATTAGCGCATTTGATCCTTGGATGCGTGCTATAAACCAATTCTAACCCAAGACAAGACACTACCGTTAGTTTCTATACTTACCATGTTATATAGACACCGTACATAGAAACTATATTCTTAATGCAAAGAATATATAGTTTCTTCAAAATAAACTATTATCCAATCATCTCTCTTCTTTTTTCTTGATTTTCGCGTAAATATAGTTTATTGCATtcatcttttttttcttttctcattAAGTCTCCTACCACCCAGCTTTTTCTTAGTTACATATTTAATACTATAGAAATCAACTGAGGTGGAGGGTTGAGACTGCCCTAAGCTAGCGAAGCGCAAAGATAAATGAACTTAACTCTGTATTTTTTGTTCTCTAGTTCAGTTTGGATCAGCTAGAGATTGCAGGAGCTAGCCTGTATCTTGTGGAATTGTAAAAGCTGgatcaaaagttgcattggtcTAGTTGGTTTAGCCGGAGCATTTAAAAGTCCCATTGCACAAATTGATAAAAGCTATGGTGGGGGTAGCCTTTAGGATTGTAAAAGTTGCGGTGAGTAAAAACTAGACCAAAAGCGGCATGTTTAGATCAGCCAGAGCTTTTAAAAGCTGGATCCCATGTTCTTTAGGGCACCTACAACGGTTAAACAACAGCCGTCTATACGAATCTATGCAAACAAAATAAGCTAACATGCCTATTATGAAATAAGAAAAGAATTTGTTACTATCTACTATCTCGTCTACTGCTCTGGTCCGTACTCCCATGCAAAATAACACCAAATAGAATATATATTAAGGgccagtttggtagagctccaactgATCCTGATTCTCTATGGGAGCTGATTCTCTAATAGAAGTGATTCTGTAGCTGAAGGTGATTCTTTTTGATTCTCTAGCATAAACTTTTAAAAtcaggatggagaatcacttcacagaatcaggagaagctactttttcagctcccagcctcttagttcattttagagaatcactccacagaatcagcagagaatcacttctctctgaaaaactgtttggcagagctcttgctggattcagcagagaatcagctcTGCGAGCTCTGCCAAACTGGCCCTAAATATCAAAAACAGCTAACAGACAACCCTTGTAAAGTGGTCTGTATGCGTTAAATAGACAACAGCTGTCTAAACTTTGTACGTACCCTTGTAGCTGATCCAAACAAGCCTTTTGCTTGTGTTCTTTTGTTCTTTTGCAATAAGACAAGTAGTTATCTTCCGGAGAACCAGCGCAAGCTTAATGAGCTCCACTTGTCTATCTATTGTCGACAAACAGAAACTACAAATAACCTCACCCCTGACATCTGAAATGCAGAACCAACCAAGTTTCACTAGAATTTAAATCTTGCGTCGTGCTCCTCCTGCTTGTACCTGTGCTGCCGGCCGTGACGATCCGACGGCGATGGCCAGCGTCCATGAAGcgcgcaccggcggcggcggcgacgccggcggccggAAGTCACGACGCCCGCGCCGCGTCCTGGTGTTCCCGCTGCCGTTCCAGGGCCACATCAACCCGATGCTGCAGCTGGCCGACGCGCTCCACGCGCGGGGGCTCGCCGTCACCGTGCTCCACACGCACTTCAACGCGCTGgaccccgcgcgccgcccggagTTCCGGTTCGTGCCCGTGCCCGACGGCGTCCCCGCCGGCGTCGCCGCGTCCGGGGACGCCATCGACATCCTCCACGCCATGAACGCCGGCATGGAGGCGGAGGAGTCGGCGGCCCTCCGGGGCGTCCTCGAGTCGGTGCTCGCCGACGAGGAGAAGACCCCCGCCGCGTGCATCGTCTTCGACGCCAACCTCCTCGCCGTGCCACGGGCCGCCGCGGCGGTAGGTCTCAAGACGGTGGTGCTGCGCACCGCGAGCGCGGCCTGCCTTGGATGCTTCATGGCCTACCCGATGCTTCACCAAAAGGGTTACCTGCCTCCCCAAGGTCAGTTTACTAGAGCATCAATGGAGCAAAGTGTAGTAGTTCTCTCTTGGATTGAAACCTTAATTACCTTGGGGAGtacatttcaatttttatgCTTTAGCCACAAGTTGTTTTACTACAGTAATTGTATTCATTAGGAAGTTAGGATCAATGCTAGAATAGTCAAATGAATATCAGACTTGCATCCGCCTAAAAATATTCCAAATATGCTTATAACTAAAAACAGGAGACAAACTAAATGTCATATCCTACAAGTAAATTTTGTACACATCAGTTTTTAGGAAAATTTCCAAATTTAACAAATGAACTTTTCAGTGATATTTCTTTCCTTAACTTGTTAGCATGAACTGAGCATTCTGGTGCATATTCTAACTCCATGTATGCTCTGTTCTAGAGTCAAAAATGTACATGCCGGTGAAAGAGCTACCGCCACTGAGGGTAAGGGACCTCTTCTACTCAAGCTGGAGTGACCAAGAAAAAATGCGCAACTTACTTGCTCGGGCCATGGAAGCAGTGAACAATTCCTCTGGTCTAGTGATCAACACATTTGATGCTCTGGAGCCAGCTGAGCTGGAGAGGATCCGCGACGAGCTCCGCATCCCTATGGTACTTGCGCCAGGGCCTCTCCACAAGCTCTCCTCTAAGAACACAGCTAGTAGCTTACTGGATGAGGACTGCGATTGTATCAAGTGGCTGGACAAGCAGCCCCCAAAATCTGTGCTGTATGTTAGCTTTGGGAGCTTGGCTTCATTGGACCCCAATGAGTTCTTGGAGGTGGCTTGGGGTTTGGCGACCAGTGGCCATCCTTTTCTATGGGTGGTTCGTCCAGACTCGGTGCGGGGTTTGGACGGTCCGGGTTTCCCCAATGGCTTTGAGGCTGCGGTTGAGGGTAGAGGCAAGGTGATTCGGTGGGCGCCGCAACAGGAGGTGCTGGCCCACCGGGCAGTGGGTGGGTTTTGGACGCACAATGGATGGAACTCGACATTAGAGAGCATCAGCGAGGGGGTTCCAATGATATGTAGGCCTCAGTTCGCAGATCAGATGATGAACACGAGGTATGTGGAGAAAACATGGGGTGTAGGGTTTGAGCTTGAAGGTGAGCTGGAAAGAGGCAAAATAGAGAAGGCCATTAGGAAGCTCATGGAGGAAAGGGAGGGAGCAGAGATGAGGGAAAGAGCTATGGAGCTAAAGATGAAAGTAGCAGACTGCTTGAAACCTGGTGGGTCTTCTGAGATTGCCATTGATAAGTTGGTGCGACACATACTTTCTTTGTGACTATTTTTTACGGGGAACATTCTATGTGAACTTCATGTTGCTTGGAATTCTTAGTTAGGAAAATTTGTAGGGAGTACTAATTTTTTGTTCTTAGCCATGTTGTACTTAATTATTCCACAAAACAATGGAGCTTATTTTCATTTGGTTTTCTCGTCCAAATTTCTGCTTGAACAAATGTGTTCCCACTTGAACTAGAACCATATTATTCGATAGGAACTCAATCCAGTAGCTTAAAAAAAGTTGAGGACCTTTCAGTGCAGTTCAATCGCTCATTGAAATAAATTTCCCCACTGATTTGGCTTGGATCATCATTAAAAAAATGTAGATGGTTGAAATTCTTCAGGAGCGTAGGCCGTAGGGAGCCTTCTGGGTCTCTTCTTGGTCCTGGAACGAGCAAATTCTTCTACTCCTAATAATACCTTGGGCCGAGTTTCTTTTTATAATGTTCAAAAGTTTTGTAACGAGGGCTAAGGTGGGAGGGAACATGGCATTTGCAACATGTAGATGGTTGAAACCTAAGAAGACCCGTCGCAACTATCTTGTGGGAGGTCTTCCCCCTATGTCCAGTTTTTTTTTTAATATAATGTTCACAAATTTTGTAATGAGGGCCAAGGTGAGAACATCACATTTGCAATGTCTATATGGTTGAAACCTAAGGAATAAATTGTTGCTGCTCTCAACAAGAAGAGTCATGCCGCTACTACCTCTTTTTCTGCAGTGTTTGACAAGATTCCAACACGTAAGTCTCGCTCAGATTTATCGAGATCTGTCCTTTACAGGGTGAGTACATATGGTACCAAAAAATTCTGAGTGTTCTGTAACCCGCCGGGACATGACCTTTTTAGGCAAATCCAATTCAGCGGTTGATCGCTAGTAGCGATTCCGACAACCAACCTATTCGCTCGCGTCCCGCGCGTGGGGACCCGCACAAGATTCGCGTGATCTGGTTTTCCGTTTCACACGGCTCTTCTAATTTCCATTCTTCTTCTCTCTCATCTCTCGTCGCATCATGGTGCGGAGA is part of the Panicum hallii strain FIL2 chromosome 2, PHallii_v3.1, whole genome shotgun sequence genome and encodes:
- the LOC112882912 gene encoding DIMBOA UDP-glucosyltransferase BX8-like, giving the protein MADAGGGADGRRARVALFPLPFQGHISPMLQLAGALRARGLAVTVLHTAFNAPDPARHPGLAFVAVPDAIPEAAAAAAANGIPKILALNAAMEASGRVRVALASLMAAAEGDADAVKASLWRSTSYRKVRGGCMEDWDFAGGCAGAWGDREGGQEADGRRRGSCDEGKSEGFEGESEDVP
- the LOC112882906 gene encoding DIMBOA UDP-glucosyltransferase BX9-like — its product is MAGGVPGREARRRALVFPLPFQGHIDPMMHLAGALHARGLAVTVLHTRFNALRPARHPEFRFVEVPDGVPADVAAAGRIIDVILAMNAAMEASPAGVRAALASAMLAGGEEEQEAERRPRGAAACLFIDGNLLAVQRVAAALGLPTLVLRTGSAACLRCFLAYPMLHEKGFLPPQESNLYTPVPELPPLRVKDLFFSPVSNHEKVREVLARITESVRNSSGVVINTSEALEAAEMEQLRGELAGDGLPLLLAAGPLHKLSSRSAGSSLLDQDRSCIAWLDTRPPGSVLYASFGSLAAMDPGEFLEVAWGLADSGHPFLWVVRPKLVRGCDSVQLPDGFEDAVKGRGMVIRWAPQQEVLAHRAVGGFWTHGGWNSTLEGVGEGVPMICRPDAVDQMMNARYVQDVWGVGFELEGELERGRIRDAVRRLMEGEEGAEMRERAKVLRRKVADCLESSGSSQIAMDKLVSYILSL
- the LOC112882907 gene encoding DIMBOA UDP-glucosyltransferase BX9-like, which gives rise to MASVHEARTGGGGDAGGRKSRRPRRVLVFPLPFQGHINPMLQLADALHARGLAVTVLHTHFNALDPARRPEFRFVPVPDGVPAGVAASGDAIDILHAMNAGMEAEESAALRGVLESVLADEEKTPAACIVFDANLLAVPRAAAAVGLKTVVLRTASAACLGCFMAYPMLHQKGYLPPQESKMYMPVKELPPLRVRDLFYSSWSDQEKMRNLLARAMEAVNNSSGLVINTFDALEPAELERIRDELRIPMVLAPGPLHKLSSKNTASSLLDEDCDCIKWLDKQPPKSVLYVSFGSLASLDPNEFLEVAWGLATSGHPFLWVVRPDSVRGLDGPGFPNGFEAAVEGRGKVIRWAPQQEVLAHRAVGGFWTHNGWNSTLESISEGVPMICRPQFADQMMNTRYVEKTWGVGFELEGELERGKIEKAIRKLMEEREGAEMRERAMELKMKVADCLKPGGSSEIAIDKLVRHILSL